The Stratiformator vulcanicus genome has a segment encoding these proteins:
- a CDS encoding sugar phosphate isomerase/epimerase family protein, producing MKFAMCQELFADLSWEEQCRKIAGFGYEGIEVAPFTLAPNINDVTAAQRGDLRRTAEATGLEIIGLHWLLAKTEGFHLTTDDESVRERTAEYLIALADCCADLGGELMVFGSPQQRGLQNGMSREDAMANAVGVIQAAMPTCEVRGVKICIEPLAPNETDFINTCAEGVELIERVGSPNVCLHQDVKAMLGGENVPVPQVIKDFARWTGHFHANDVNLQGPGMGDVSFEPIFEALKQSAYDGWVSVEVFDYSPGGDVIAERSIDYMRDVWSRV from the coding sequence ATGAAGTTCGCCATGTGTCAGGAGCTGTTCGCGGACCTCTCGTGGGAAGAGCAGTGTCGCAAGATCGCCGGCTTCGGTTACGAAGGAATCGAAGTCGCGCCATTCACGTTGGCGCCGAACATCAACGACGTGACCGCCGCCCAGCGCGGCGATCTCCGACGAACCGCCGAAGCAACCGGGCTCGAGATCATCGGCCTTCATTGGCTCTTGGCGAAGACTGAGGGCTTTCACCTCACGACCGATGACGAATCGGTTCGCGAGCGGACGGCTGAGTATCTGATCGCGCTGGCCGATTGCTGCGCCGACCTGGGCGGCGAACTGATGGTGTTCGGCTCCCCGCAGCAGCGCGGTTTGCAAAACGGCATGTCGCGCGAGGATGCAATGGCGAACGCCGTCGGCGTGATTCAAGCCGCGATGCCGACTTGTGAGGTCCGCGGCGTCAAAATTTGTATTGAACCACTCGCACCGAATGAAACCGATTTTATCAACACCTGCGCGGAGGGCGTGGAACTGATTGAACGCGTCGGATCGCCGAACGTCTGCCTGCATCAGGACGTCAAAGCGATGCTCGGTGGTGAGAACGTGCCGGTCCCGCAGGTCATCAAAGACTTCGCTCGTTGGACCGGTCACTTCCATGCGAACGACGTCAATCTGCAAGGCCCAGGTATGGGCGACGTGTCTTTCGAGCCGATCTTCGAAGCGCTCAAGCAGAGCGCTTACGACGGTTGGGTCTCGGTCGAAGTGTTCGACTATTCGCCCGGCGGCGACGTGATCGCCGAGCGCAGCATCGACTACATGCGCGACGTTTGGTCGCGCGTGTGA
- the rnc gene encoding ribonuclease III has translation MSQASGFDVSLTECERILKHTFGDRKLLMHCLTHSSIAATRSDSNERLEFLGDSVLGLIVCELLFREQPDATEGDLTRLKSTLVSRVTCARMTSQLGLDRFVLLGKGLSGADAIPDSVLGAAFEALIAGLYLDGGFDAARRFLEPVIRDEMARLLSLEVSENYKSRLQHYTQARLGLTPSYRLLGESGPDHSKRFQVVAVVGEETFEPAWGGNKKEAEQAAARNALGQLDPEDAHESCA, from the coding sequence ATGTCTCAAGCTTCCGGTTTCGATGTGTCGCTCACCGAATGCGAACGAATTCTGAAGCACACGTTCGGCGACCGCAAATTGCTGATGCACTGCCTGACGCATTCCTCGATTGCGGCAACGCGAAGCGACTCGAACGAACGGCTCGAATTCCTTGGCGACTCGGTCCTCGGACTGATCGTGTGCGAATTGCTGTTTCGCGAACAGCCCGATGCGACTGAAGGAGACCTCACGCGGTTGAAGTCGACGTTGGTCAGTCGCGTGACCTGCGCTCGAATGACGTCGCAGTTAGGTCTCGATCGATTCGTGCTGCTCGGCAAGGGACTCAGCGGAGCTGATGCGATTCCCGACTCGGTCCTCGGTGCGGCGTTCGAGGCGCTGATCGCCGGTTTGTATCTCGACGGGGGCTTTGACGCCGCGCGTCGTTTTTTGGAGCCGGTGATTCGCGATGAGATGGCGCGACTGCTCTCGCTCGAAGTTTCGGAGAACTACAAGAGCCGCCTTCAGCACTACACGCAGGCGCGGCTCGGTCTGACGCCGTCTTATCGACTCTTGGGAGAATCGGGGCCGGACCATTCGAAACGATTTCAAGTCGTCGCGGTCGTGGGCGAGGAGACGTTCGAACCGGCATGGGGCGGCAACAAAAAAGAGGCCGAACAGGCCGCCGCCCGAAATGCGCTCGGGCAATTGGACCCCGAAGATGCGCACGAATCTTGCGCGTAA
- a CDS encoding C45 family autoproteolytic acyltransferase/hydolase, producing the protein MSDAPWIVAPQVELDLRRRLVDQVEAFPPELIERGRQLLQSIWSELPKKALKLAPLIHLRTGFLFRREAAAYAKAVGVDPREIIVANIIYDLALSQMGCSSAAIATPDGPVLARNMDWLPEGPLARATATIRLTLKNGAKITHAGFPGSIGVVTGMSSRGFAIALNAVPAPGGTDRLGYPVLLLIRKVLEGASTFAAAVQRLSKTRLTSGAVFTVVGRQNSERVVIERGPRVFALRRPEGDEPLVATNHFRVLFPDMLPAANNDLQIAGANAGRYHCLLQSLPDDSQRHSDEALLYRLSDPGVIQDYTAQHVIARPYADEFRTWVPQRLQSASSES; encoded by the coding sequence GTGAGCGACGCGCCTTGGATTGTTGCGCCGCAGGTCGAGCTTGATCTCCGCAGACGTCTCGTCGATCAGGTGGAGGCATTTCCGCCGGAGTTGATCGAGCGCGGACGCCAATTGCTTCAGAGCATCTGGAGCGAACTACCGAAAAAAGCGTTGAAGCTTGCGCCGCTGATTCACCTGCGGACCGGTTTTCTATTCCGTCGAGAGGCAGCCGCGTACGCGAAAGCGGTGGGCGTCGATCCGCGGGAAATCATCGTTGCGAATATCATTTACGATCTGGCGTTGTCGCAAATGGGTTGCTCGAGCGCAGCGATCGCGACGCCCGACGGACCGGTCCTCGCCCGCAATATGGATTGGTTGCCGGAAGGCCCGCTTGCCCGCGCGACGGCGACGATCAGGTTGACGTTGAAGAACGGTGCTAAGATCACGCACGCTGGCTTTCCGGGGTCTATCGGTGTCGTCACTGGGATGTCGAGCCGGGGGTTTGCCATCGCTCTGAACGCGGTCCCGGCCCCGGGTGGAACCGATCGGCTCGGCTATCCCGTGCTGCTGCTCATTAGAAAAGTTTTGGAAGGCGCCTCAACGTTCGCAGCCGCGGTGCAGCGTCTATCAAAGACGCGGCTGACCTCGGGGGCGGTCTTCACGGTCGTCGGTCGACAGAACTCGGAGCGCGTGGTGATCGAACGCGGACCGCGGGTGTTTGCGCTGCGACGGCCAGAAGGGGATGAACCGCTGGTGGCGACGAATCACTTTCGCGTTCTGTTCCCCGACATGCTGCCGGCAGCGAACAACGATCTGCAGATCGCTGGCGCGAATGCCGGCCGGTATCACTGTCTGCTTCAGAGCTTGCCGGACGATTCGCAACGTCACAGTGATGAGGCCTTGCTGTATCGCCTGAGCGATCCGGGTGTGATTCAGGACTACACGGCTCAGCATGTGATCGCACGGCCTTACGCGGACGAGTTTCGGACGTGGGTTCCGCAGAGATTGCAGAGCGCCTCAAGCGAGTCATGA
- a CDS encoding Do family serine endopeptidase: protein MKMFRTSASWVGGIVVGAVIAGTVGVWAQTTPGPDLYKSKEAKQGAIDARNLSSAFRDVSDAVLPAIVSIEATSKRREVVVGDSPLPLQQFEGTPFERFFENDPQLRQFLRRGPQAPQGQQRRQFMPSRQSKGSGFIIDAANGIVMTNSHVVRGAETVLVKLSDGREFESTDFETDPRTDVAIVRIEADNLSEVALGDSDAAKVGDWVLAFGSPFGLDMSVTAGIVSAKGRGPGINEREDYIQTDAAINPGNSGGPLVDLSGQVVGINTAISSRSGGYDGIGFAIPVSMARWVAQQLIDNGEVQRAYLGVGIQPLSNDLAAQFGTDRARGAIITQVFEGSPADRAGLQVGDLVLTLDGREVTGPRKLQAIVELLKIDDSYPVTLLRDGKKMTLNITFNEMPEDFGRVVNTSDSDGESEEQSEEASVEFDDLGLELQDLTSDVAEQLGYGEGVRGVVVTGVTPGSPAQFAGLRPGLVISRAGNSGLSSVDDFKTAYEAANVENGLLLLIRSPQGARFVTLNVE, encoded by the coding sequence ATGAAAATGTTTCGCACCAGTGCGAGTTGGGTCGGCGGGATCGTCGTCGGGGCCGTCATCGCCGGAACCGTCGGCGTGTGGGCTCAGACCACGCCCGGCCCTGATCTCTACAAAAGCAAAGAAGCCAAGCAGGGGGCGATTGACGCCCGCAATCTCTCGAGCGCTTTTCGGGACGTCAGCGATGCCGTTCTCCCGGCGATCGTTTCGATCGAGGCAACCTCGAAACGGCGGGAAGTCGTTGTTGGCGACAGCCCCTTACCGTTGCAGCAGTTCGAAGGCACGCCCTTCGAACGCTTCTTTGAGAACGATCCGCAATTGAGGCAATTCTTACGACGCGGGCCACAGGCTCCGCAGGGGCAGCAGCGACGGCAGTTTATGCCGTCGCGACAGTCGAAAGGCTCCGGCTTCATCATTGATGCGGCCAACGGAATCGTGATGACCAACAGCCATGTCGTCCGAGGCGCCGAAACCGTGCTCGTCAAACTCAGTGATGGTCGCGAATTCGAATCGACTGATTTCGAGACCGATCCTCGAACCGACGTCGCGATCGTGCGCATCGAAGCCGACAACCTGAGCGAAGTCGCCTTGGGCGACAGTGACGCCGCCAAAGTGGGTGACTGGGTGCTCGCCTTCGGCAGCCCGTTCGGCCTTGATATGTCGGTCACCGCCGGAATCGTCAGTGCCAAGGGCCGCGGACCGGGCATCAACGAACGCGAGGATTACATCCAAACCGATGCGGCTATCAATCCCGGCAACAGCGGCGGACCGCTCGTCGATCTTTCCGGACAGGTCGTCGGCATCAACACGGCGATCTCGTCTCGGAGCGGCGGATACGACGGCATCGGCTTCGCCATTCCGGTCTCGATGGCCCGTTGGGTCGCCCAGCAACTCATCGACAACGGCGAGGTGCAACGGGCTTATCTCGGCGTCGGCATTCAGCCGCTCAGCAACGACTTGGCCGCGCAGTTCGGTACCGACCGTGCCCGCGGGGCGATCATCACGCAGGTCTTCGAAGGCAGTCCGGCCGATCGAGCGGGGCTGCAGGTCGGCGACCTCGTTCTGACTCTCGACGGCCGCGAAGTGACCGGCCCTCGAAAGCTGCAGGCGATCGTCGAATTGCTCAAGATTGACGACAGCTACCCGGTCACGCTGCTCCGCGATGGCAAGAAAATGACGTTGAACATCACGTTCAACGAAATGCCGGAGGACTTCGGCCGCGTCGTCAACACGAGCGACTCCGACGGCGAGTCAGAAGAACAGTCGGAGGAAGCCTCGGTCGAGTTCGATGACCTCGGCCTGGAGCTTCAGGACCTGACCTCAGACGTTGCCGAACAACTCGGATACGGCGAAGGTGTCCGCGGTGTGGTGGTCACGGGAGTGACTCCGGGTTCGCCGGCCCAATTCGCGGGCCTTCGCCCGGGGTTGGTGATTTCACGAGCCGGCAACTCGGGTCTGTCGTCGGTCGATGACTTCAAAACCGCCTACGAGGCGGCGAATGTCGAAAACGGACTGCTGTTGCTGATTCGGAGTCCGCAGGGGGCCCGATTCGTGACGCTGAACGTCGAATAG
- a CDS encoding metallophosphoesterase family protein, whose protein sequence is MTRLILLATFVFSVATSAGAGPFEGFPKLDDAGSGEWWKVAQRRPEGDFRNLMVPRDEVIGFGLYTVSDGVLKLSAQLYPLLPEESREVTLEVNRDGAWENVGTEKVHELGWSALFRIEDWDDAQGVKYRLSHDGGSTYEGFIRKDPVHQDEIVVGLFSCNSNKDRGDRQSVIDNVKRIDPDLLFFAGDQSYDHTQHSAAWLMWGRQFADIIKDRPVIAIPDDHDIGQANIWGEGGKRAESSAGPAGGYYYPVNYVNMVQRCQTSHLPDGFDPTPIQRDISVYYTSLNVGGVDFAIIEDRKWKTGPKGKIPQQGPRPDHIINPDYDPASIDVPGLELLGKRQLDFLNKWGQDWTDTQMKCVLSQTIWSGAAHLHGRDSSRLHADLDNNGWPQAGRQRAVRELQRCLAVHLCGDQHLGTVTKYGIDEFRDGPWAFCGPAVVNSIYSRYWSPIPGSGSNSFDDVPLQWTGDYLDGFENKLTMRAYSNPDESPDYGSGYGIIRFKKSTRDIIFESWPRSASEGSKQFVGWPVKVNQMANDGREPIGYLPTLEFEGDEPPVVQVVAESTGEIIYTLRPNGSFFDPPVYGDDRYTIKIGPDRPDQVYLPGQRVMKKGESSIDVSFD, encoded by the coding sequence ATGACTCGACTCATACTGCTTGCCACCTTCGTTTTCTCCGTCGCGACATCCGCCGGTGCGGGGCCGTTCGAAGGATTCCCGAAACTTGATGACGCCGGTAGCGGTGAGTGGTGGAAGGTCGCCCAACGGCGGCCCGAAGGCGACTTCCGTAATCTGATGGTTCCGCGTGACGAGGTCATCGGCTTCGGGCTCTACACCGTCAGCGATGGCGTGCTGAAACTCTCCGCCCAGCTCTATCCGTTATTGCCCGAAGAGTCCCGCGAAGTCACGCTCGAAGTGAATCGTGATGGGGCATGGGAAAACGTCGGTACCGAAAAGGTCCACGAACTCGGTTGGTCGGCGTTGTTTCGCATCGAAGATTGGGACGACGCGCAAGGCGTCAAGTACCGGCTCAGTCACGACGGCGGATCGACGTACGAAGGCTTCATCCGGAAGGATCCGGTTCACCAGGATGAGATCGTCGTCGGACTGTTCTCGTGCAATTCTAATAAAGACCGCGGCGACCGGCAGTCGGTGATCGACAACGTGAAACGAATCGATCCCGATTTGCTCTTCTTCGCCGGTGATCAAAGCTACGACCACACGCAGCACTCTGCGGCTTGGCTGATGTGGGGCCGACAGTTCGCCGACATCATTAAGGATCGCCCGGTGATCGCGATTCCTGATGATCACGATATCGGGCAGGCAAATATCTGGGGCGAGGGTGGCAAGCGGGCCGAGAGCTCCGCCGGGCCGGCCGGCGGTTATTACTACCCGGTCAATTACGTCAACATGGTTCAGCGCTGTCAGACGTCCCACCTGCCCGACGGATTTGACCCGACGCCGATTCAACGCGACATCAGCGTCTATTACACGTCACTGAACGTCGGCGGGGTCGACTTCGCCATCATTGAAGATCGCAAGTGGAAGACGGGACCGAAGGGTAAAATCCCGCAGCAGGGTCCCCGTCCCGACCATATTATCAATCCCGATTACGATCCCGCATCGATCGACGTGCCCGGTCTGGAACTGTTGGGCAAGCGCCAGCTCGACTTTCTCAACAAGTGGGGTCAGGACTGGACCGACACGCAGATGAAATGCGTGCTCTCGCAAACGATCTGGAGCGGGGCGGCCCACCTGCACGGCCGCGATTCCTCGCGATTGCACGCCGACCTCGACAATAACGGCTGGCCGCAAGCCGGTCGGCAAAGAGCGGTCCGAGAGCTGCAGCGCTGCCTCGCGGTGCACCTGTGCGGGGACCAGCATCTCGGCACGGTGACCAAATACGGCATCGACGAATTTCGTGACGGCCCGTGGGCGTTCTGTGGCCCGGCCGTCGTCAATTCCATTTACAGCCGGTATTGGAGCCCGATCCCCGGATCAGGATCAAACTCATTCGACGATGTTCCGCTGCAATGGACCGGGGATTATCTCGACGGTTTCGAGAACAAACTCACGATGCGGGCGTACTCGAATCCGGATGAGAGCCCCGATTACGGTTCCGGCTACGGCATCATTCGCTTTAAGAAATCGACACGTGACATCATCTTCGAATCGTGGCCGCGATCGGCGAGCGAAGGTTCAAAGCAATTCGTCGGTTGGCCGGTCAAGGTCAATCAAATGGCCAATGACGGCCGCGAGCCGATCGGCTATCTGCCCACGTTGGAGTTCGAAGGAGACGAACCGCCGGTCGTGCAGGTCGTCGCCGAGTCAACGGGCGAGATTATCTATACGCTCCGCCCCAACGGCTCGTTCTTCGATCCGCCCGTCTACGGGGATGATCGCTACACGATCAAGATCGGTCCCGATCGCCCCGATCAGGTTTACCTTCCGGGGCAACGCGTGATGAAGAAGGGCGAGAGCTCGATCGACGTCTCGTTTGATTGA